The sequence below is a genomic window from Syntrophorhabdaceae bacterium.
GGCATCCTGATAAAATTTCAAAGATGCATCATAATCTCCGTTGACAAACTCCAAGTCTGCTATTATACGCATGGAATTACCAATTTCGGCTGAGTCTTTTGCTTTTCTATTCAATTCAAGTGCCTTTTTTGCCAGGTCCATGGCAGTCTTGTTGTCTTTGTCTTGCATCAAAATCCTTGACATTATATTATAGATCCTACCCTCTTGGATACAAGATTGGCTCTCACACAACCTGATTGCCCTTTCTGCCCATGAATATGCATCCTTTGTGTTATTTTTATGGGAGTAAATCAATGCCTTTATGGTTAAGGCTTCTATGAGATAATTGTGGCTGTATGGAAAGGGTATATTATTTATTATCTGGTTTACAAAATCCTCTGCCTTTTCCATCTCTCCTATCTTGTAATAGACATAGGCTATATTGATAATGTTATTTCCCATGGAATCTGCATTTTCAAGGGAACGGCTGATGTTTAATGCCTCTAAATAATAATTCAATGCCTTTATATATTCCCCTTTTTTAAATGCATCTTGCCCCTTCTGATTTAATTCAATACCCTTTGTTCTTTTGTCTGATAATTGAATCTGGGTAGTGGAACACGCTGAAAAAAAAGTAATAGAGGAGACAAAAACAAATAAAATAAAAAGCATAAGACATTGATGGATAACACGTTTATAGTTATTGTAATATAGAATCCCAAAATAAATTCTTGTTTCTCTTTTATTCATAGCTATCCACCTTCAGGGTCTTTTCCTGTGGTGTTTTTATCTTCGAGCTTATAGGCCAGACCTTCTTTACTGCACCGGTGATCTCCTTTGTGTCATCGGTAATATCTGTTACCTTATTAACCATACCGGGGACCTCTGTTGTAGTTTCTTTTATATCCTCTGTAATCTTTTCTACATTGGCAAGGCTTCTATCCACCCTATCAAGCATGTGAGGTAGCTTTGTCTCTACATTTTTTAACATATTGTTCGTTGTATTTACTGTTTCCTTTATTGAACCGATAAGTTTGTCGGTATTTTTTATGGTATTCTCGAGATTCTTGTCGGTA
It includes:
- a CDS encoding tetratricopeptide repeat protein, whose protein sequence is MNKRETRIYFGILYYNNYKRVIHQCLMLFILFVFVSSITFFSACSTTQIQLSDKRTKGIELNQKGQDAFKKGEYIKALNYYLEALNISRSLENADSMGNNIINIAYVYYKIGEMEKAEDFVNQIINNIPFPYSHNYLIEALTIKALIYSHKNNTKDAYSWAERAIRLCESQSCIQEGRIYNIMSRILMQDKDNKTAMDLAKKALELNRKAKDSAEIGNSMRIIADLEFVNGDYDASLKFYQDAFVIDKELELSEKMISDLLGIAHVLEKLKRTEDAISYYRRALSISQGIGNKYKEKFILESLEKIKR